The following are encoded together in the Montipora foliosa isolate CH-2021 chromosome 12, ASM3666993v2, whole genome shotgun sequence genome:
- the LOC137980541 gene encoding uncharacterized protein has protein sequence MRNELLVFRVLGVVLCFFTLLSLILDVWICFQHVMLQNQLKALNTTQRTPQYFPIKVPQEGTDTDTNHELDKVTANDGLIGTALTVLQNSLHNISTETNKFKLDLLTQKQTIDQLESKVDKSGFVVDKYGNIIQGPPGPAGPSGSHGMQGPPGPQGHQGTQGLPGPPGSRGTTGSVGPQGPPGVNGSDGLQGTPGYNGSQGPKGDTGEPGPEGARGKADFGLCQYKLTSTSTTSGPYANSVVTVTEDSNNKILGVTCSTDDARQYLLSSDLISGKPSYKCTCRGSVSQYPSGLMKCHLHYWECPLT, from the exons ATGCGAAATGAGTTACTGGTTTTTCGCGTCCTTGGTGTTgtactttgtttttttactctgctatCATTGATCTTGGACGTATGGATTTGCTTTCAACACGTAATGCTTCAAAACCAACTGAAAG CATTAAATACAACTCAAAGAACTCCTCAATACTTTCCAATCAAGGTACCACAGGAAGGTACAGACACTGATACGAATCACGAGCTTGACAAAGTCACAGCTAACGATGGCCTGATTGGGACCGCCTTAACAGTGCTTCAAAACTCTCTACACAACATAAGCACGGAGACAAACAAATTTAAGTTAGATTTACTCACCCAGAAACAGACAATCGATCAGCTcgaaagtaaa GTTGACAAATCTGGTTTTGTTGTTGATAAATATGGAAACATAATCCAGGGACCTCCTGGCCCAGCAGGGCCATCCGGGTCTCACGGAATGCAAGGTCCCCCTGGACCACAGGGCCACCAGGGCACACAAGGGCTACCAGGTCCTCCTGGTTCAAGAGGAACAACAGGTTCCGTGGGTCCTCAGGGACCTCCAGGTGTAAATGGATCTGATGGTCTTCAAGGTACTCCTGGTTACAACGGATCACAGGGGCCCAAAGGGGACACGGGAGAGCCTGGACCAGAGGGAGCTCGTGGAAAAGCAGATTTTGGCTTGTGCCAGTACAAGTTgacctccacttcaacaacaAGTGGGCCGTACGCTAATTCTGTCGTAACTGTAACCGAAGACAGT AACAACAAAATTCTAGGTGTGACGTGCTCAACAGATGACGCTAGGCAATACCTGCTTTCTAGTGACCTTATCTCCGGCAAGCCGTCCTACAAGTGTACTTGCAGGGGTAGTGTCAGTCAGTATCCATCAGGCCTCATGAAATGCCACTTACACTACTGGGAGTGCCCGCTGACGTAG
- the LOC137980538 gene encoding chitin deacetylase 8-like, which yields MNALLFASLFFLVLGGNRSLSQIAQPCNSLKCLPPDCRCSDDGKPPGALSPEKTPQIVLVSFDDDVEKQYMDFYDDLFEGVQNPNKCPVAGTLFVSHNYTNYYLVEDAYSRGYEIADHTVTHQEPTTYWEYANYTVWKNEIEGQKEILHRFANIPYGAIRGFRAPFLMFTENMFKALYEGNFTYDLSWPADVKFRGDTPIGPMYPYTLDYKSTEICPTIEEPCPKMSYPGLWEIPNVNVMNADHSTCGSMMDGCDPSANATVWYEILKRNFHYHYDTNRAPFGMQMHATFFYQGPAGDHLNAAKKFLKYAEGLGDVWVLTGSQVIEWMKDPQDVEKAMTFPPWQCPPRPPPRCSSSTANNCHYTEPRDFYMTTCTECPKHFPSPTDPDGN from the exons ATGAACGCTCTCCTCTTTGcatctttgtttttcttagtcTTGGGCGGAAACCGTTCGCTGTCTCAAATCGCACAACCTTGCAATTCCTTGAAGTGTCTTCCACCTGACTGTCGATGCAGCGATGATGGTAAACCTCCGGGGGCATTGTCGCCTGAAAAAACTCCTCAGATAGTCTTGGTTAGCTTTGACGATGACGTGGAAAAGCAATACATGGATTTTTATGACGACCTTTTCGAAGGAGTGCAAAATCCAAACAAGTGTCCTGTGGCGGGTACGCTGTTTGTTTCCCACAACTACACCAATTACTACTTAGTCGAGGATGCCTATTCCAGAGGATATGAAATAGCTGATCATACAGTTACACATCAGGAACCGACAACCTACTGGGAATATGCAAATTACACGGTGTGGAAGAACGAAATTGAAGGACAAAAGGAGATTTTGCATCG GTTTGCAAATATACCTTATGGAGCTATTAGAGGCTTTCGAGCACCTTTCCTGATGTTCACTGAAAACATGTTCAAGGCTCTTTACGAAGGCAATTTCACATACGATCTGTCATGGCCGGCGGACGTCAAGTTCAGAGGGGATACTCCCATTGGTCCGATGTATCCATACACTTtggactacaaatcaactgagaTCTGCCCCACCATCGAGGAGCCGTGTCCTAAGATGTCCTATCCAGGTCTGTGGGAAATTCCAAATGTGAACGTTATGAATGCGGATCATTCAACTTGCGGTTCTATGATGGATGGATGCGATCCATCGGCCAATGCCACCGTCTGGTACGAGATTCTCAAAAGAAACTTCCACTACCATTACGACACTAACCGGGCTCCATTTGGAATGCAGATGCATGCCACATTTTTTTATCAAGGTCCCGCTGGTGATCACTTGAACGCCGCTAAGAAGTTTCTTAAATATGCTGAAGGTTTGGGAGACGTATGGGTGTTGACGGGCTCTCAAGTAATTGAATGGATGAAAGATCCCCAAGATGTCGAAAAAGCGATGACTTTTCCCCCATGGCAATGCCCACCTCGTCCTCCACCGCGATGCTCGAGCTCGACTGCCAACAACTGTCATTACACCGAGCCGCGAGACTTCTACATGACCACCTGCACGGAGTGTCCAAAGCACTTTCCATCACCCACCGATCCAGATggcaactga